One window of Mangrovibacterium diazotrophicum genomic DNA carries:
- a CDS encoding TonB-dependent receptor, whose amino-acid sequence MKTQLLKLVFLALFGLISLVSFSQGTVKGKILDSKTNDPLVGASIVKAGTTNGTITDFDGNFSMTLPEGKNTIQISFIGYDLFAKTVTVTNGQTTDLGTVKLEASAIAMDELVVIGKGVIDMEEDRKTPIAVSTITIQEIQSKAVGNVEFPEVMKNTPSVYVASQGGGFGDSKMFLRGFSQANTAFLLNGQPINGMEDGLMYWSNWAGMTDMANAVQVQRGLGSSKLAISSVGGTVNIVTKATEKQKGGYVRLMSGDNGYAKGTIAYNTGINDKGWGFSMMFDYWKGDRKYFDGTRGKGQNYFISIGKKAGASTFNLLLLGSPQWHDQNYTKSLTTVYSGTNIKTPGYDILGKKGNSNYGFLDGEYLSMRRNYYHKPVMNFNWDWSINDKSNLSTVLYASWGRGGGTGNYGNSPGYITGGYASNGRIDWDAVVDYNGTISGGIASGYNGMLLRASVNNHNWYGLVTNYENKISENFTANVGADFRFYKGTHFRELTDLLGMDGRSETFAGETRVVSATFNPNPWASLFKYADEDERVDYDYDEVINYQGIFGQAEWNNDVFSIFVQAAASNQQYKGIDRGNFTTEQESDFVNKMGYNIKGGLSYSINAQNVVFANIGQYSRQPFRDAIFTNYDDETEYDTSVDNEHIFSIEGGYKLELAKFKLNLNAYYTKWDNRFESSSGSDYTVGGVTYTDVDYLMPNIGEVHSGVELDLRYRPTAAWLVKAYTSIGNWKYDGSTPVNVRDENTSSVVDNFEIDLTGSKVGSAPQFSGGISTSYDIIMNKFIVDLDWNYYDKLYEDVDAADVAEASLNGESYEPEEINSYGLINMGATYKFNLANSNFNLRANVYNLFDKEYFTQKDSYGYMYGLGTTFNVALRYNF is encoded by the coding sequence ATGAAAACACAACTTTTAAAGCTTGTCTTTCTAGCCTTATTCGGCTTAATCTCATTGGTCTCCTTTTCTCAGGGGACAGTAAAAGGTAAAATTTTAGATTCTAAAACAAACGATCCACTGGTTGGAGCCAGCATCGTAAAAGCAGGAACGACTAACGGTACAATTACCGATTTCGATGGTAATTTCTCAATGACGCTTCCTGAAGGAAAAAACACGATCCAAATCTCGTTCATCGGGTACGATCTTTTTGCAAAAACGGTAACTGTAACAAACGGCCAAACAACCGATCTGGGTACCGTTAAATTAGAAGCAAGCGCCATTGCCATGGACGAACTCGTGGTAATTGGTAAAGGGGTAATCGACATGGAAGAAGACCGCAAAACTCCGATTGCTGTTTCGACCATTACAATTCAGGAAATTCAATCGAAAGCTGTTGGTAACGTTGAGTTCCCTGAAGTAATGAAAAACACGCCCTCTGTTTATGTAGCCAGCCAGGGTGGTGGTTTCGGTGACTCAAAAATGTTCTTGCGCGGTTTTAGCCAGGCAAACACAGCCTTCTTGTTGAATGGTCAGCCAATCAACGGTATGGAAGATGGTTTGATGTACTGGTCGAACTGGGCAGGTATGACTGATATGGCCAACGCCGTTCAGGTACAGCGCGGTTTGGGTTCTTCGAAATTGGCCATCTCTTCTGTTGGTGGTACAGTAAACATTGTAACCAAAGCGACAGAAAAACAAAAAGGTGGTTACGTTCGTCTGATGAGCGGCGACAACGGTTATGCAAAAGGAACAATCGCATACAATACAGGTATCAACGATAAAGGTTGGGGTTTCTCAATGATGTTTGACTACTGGAAAGGTGACCGCAAATACTTTGATGGTACAAGAGGTAAAGGTCAAAACTACTTTATTTCTATTGGTAAAAAAGCCGGTGCCTCAACATTCAACCTGTTATTATTAGGTTCTCCTCAATGGCACGACCAAAACTATACAAAGTCATTGACAACTGTTTATAGTGGCACAAATATCAAAACTCCTGGTTACGACATATTAGGTAAAAAAGGAAACTCAAACTATGGCTTCCTTGATGGCGAATACCTGTCAATGAGAAGAAACTACTACCACAAACCGGTAATGAACTTCAACTGGGACTGGAGCATTAACGACAAATCAAACCTGTCTACCGTATTGTACGCCTCTTGGGGGCGTGGTGGTGGTACCGGTAACTATGGAAACTCTCCGGGTTATATCACTGGTGGTTATGCTTCAAACGGTCGCATCGACTGGGACGCTGTGGTTGACTATAACGGAACAATCAGCGGTGGCATCGCTAGCGGATACAACGGTATGTTGCTGAGAGCTTCTGTAAACAACCACAACTGGTATGGTTTGGTAACCAACTACGAAAACAAAATCAGCGAAAACTTTACTGCCAACGTTGGTGCAGACTTCCGTTTCTATAAGGGAACACACTTCCGCGAACTTACTGACTTGCTTGGAATGGACGGCCGTTCTGAAACATTCGCGGGTGAAACACGTGTAGTTTCAGCTACTTTCAATCCAAATCCATGGGCTTCTTTGTTCAAATATGCTGATGAAGACGAAAGAGTTGACTACGACTACGACGAGGTAATTAACTACCAAGGTATCTTCGGTCAGGCAGAATGGAACAACGACGTATTCTCTATTTTTGTGCAGGCGGCAGCGTCAAACCAACAATACAAAGGTATTGACCGCGGTAACTTCACAACTGAACAAGAATCTGACTTTGTAAACAAGATGGGTTACAACATCAAAGGTGGGTTGTCTTATTCTATTAACGCGCAAAACGTAGTTTTCGCGAACATCGGCCAATATTCTCGTCAACCGTTCCGCGATGCTATCTTCACAAACTATGATGACGAAACAGAGTATGACACATCTGTTGACAACGAACACATTTTCAGCATTGAAGGCGGTTACAAACTGGAACTGGCAAAATTCAAATTAAATTTGAACGCTTATTACACAAAATGGGATAATCGTTTCGAATCATCAAGTGGCTCTGACTATACAGTAGGTGGAGTAACTTACACTGATGTAGACTACCTGATGCCAAACATTGGTGAAGTTCACTCGGGTGTTGAATTGGATCTTCGCTACCGCCCAACCGCAGCTTGGTTAGTTAAAGCCTACACCTCAATCGGCAACTGGAAATACGACGGATCAACTCCGGTTAACGTAAGAGATGAAAACACTTCTTCTGTAGTTGACAACTTCGAAATTGACCTGACAGGTTCAAAAGTTGGTAGTGCACCTCAATTCTCAGGAGGTATTTCAACCAGCTACGACATCATCATGAACAAGTTCATCGTTGATTTGGACTGGAACTACTACGACAAGCTGTACGAAGATGTTGATGCTGCTGATGTAGCTGAAGCTTCATTGAACGGTGAATCATATGAACCGGAAGAAATTAACAGCTACGGACTGATCAACATGGGAGCTACTTACAAATTCAATTTGGCCAATAGTAACTTCAACCTGAGAGCTAACGTTTACAACCTGTTCGATAAGGAGTACTTCACTCAAAAAGACTCTTACGGTTACATGTACGGACTGGGAACAACGTTTAACGTTGCTTTGAGATACAACTTCTAA
- the nadA gene encoding quinolinate synthase NadA, giving the protein MEREQIQVMLEQNGHIVEPINPKLKLVEEINRLKKEKNAVILSHYYVEGDLQDIADYVGDSLQLAQEAAKTEADMIVFVGVHFMAETAKIINPTKKVILPDLKAGCSLAESAPIEKFKEFKAQYPDHKVISYINCTADLKTVTDVVCTSSNAVKIVESFPKDQKLIFAPDKNLGNYLNSLTGRDMVLWDGACMVHEQFAVEKIIDLMDEHKDAEFIAHPECEKPVLLLAKHIGSTSSLLKYVQDSPSKKFIVATESGILHQMNKACPDKIFIPAPSNDSTCACADCSYMKLNSLQKLYVCMKHEQPEIQLPDEVIAEAQKPIKRMLEISK; this is encoded by the coding sequence ATGGAAAGAGAACAGATACAAGTTATGTTGGAACAAAACGGCCACATTGTTGAACCAATTAATCCGAAACTGAAATTGGTTGAAGAAATTAACCGTTTGAAGAAGGAAAAGAACGCTGTTATTCTTAGCCATTACTATGTTGAAGGCGATTTGCAGGACATTGCCGACTACGTTGGCGATAGCTTGCAACTGGCACAGGAAGCGGCCAAAACAGAAGCCGATATGATTGTTTTTGTGGGCGTGCATTTTATGGCCGAAACTGCGAAGATTATCAATCCAACGAAAAAAGTGATTTTGCCCGACCTGAAAGCGGGCTGCTCTTTGGCCGAATCTGCTCCGATCGAAAAATTCAAAGAATTCAAAGCTCAATATCCCGACCACAAGGTCATTTCGTACATCAACTGTACTGCCGACCTGAAAACGGTTACCGATGTGGTTTGTACTTCGTCTAACGCAGTGAAAATCGTTGAGAGTTTCCCGAAAGACCAGAAACTGATTTTTGCGCCCGATAAAAACCTGGGGAATTACCTGAATAGCCTGACCGGACGCGACATGGTTTTGTGGGATGGCGCCTGCATGGTTCACGAGCAGTTTGCGGTTGAAAAGATCATCGACCTGATGGATGAACACAAGGATGCCGAGTTCATTGCTCATCCCGAATGTGAAAAACCGGTGTTGCTGCTGGCCAAACACATCGGATCAACATCTTCACTGTTAAAATATGTGCAGGATAGTCCGTCGAAAAAATTCATTGTAGCGACCGAGAGCGGTATTTTGCATCAAATGAACAAAGCTTGCCCGGATAAAATTTTCATTCCGGCACCTTCGAACGATTCAACCTGCGCCTGCGCCGATTGTTCGTACATGAAACTCAACAGTTTACAAAAACTGTACGTCTGCATGAAACACGAACAACCTGAAATTCAACTTCCTGACGAAGTAATTGCCGAAGCACAGAAGCCAATTAAACGCATGCTTGAAATCTCAAAATAA
- a CDS encoding CPBP family intramembrane glutamic endopeptidase yields MAFTAFRGMGSVSQFFMALFVVLVSVIVTMIVATLAAIPLFGLDLMLNTLTQADLDNPQHIEVLKYLQVVQSIGMFVLPPFIIGALYCGDFAEYLSMRRPMNWPLLMIAILALLVVTPFISVVGYLNQQMSLPDWLSGVEEWMRSMEDQAEVAIQKFIEVKTTGGLLFNLFMIAVIPALGEEFLFRGVIQQIFTKMTRNYHWGIWISAFLFSALHMQFFGFVPRMLLGAMFGYFLVYSGSIWIPVAAHFVNNAVGVLTLYSATSGESELEKVMDPDFSAGISYYWPIALVSMAATLWLVYRMKKMRVDVVPAGLAEESDFYYPVSDIDETKK; encoded by the coding sequence ATGGCTTTTACTGCATTTCGGGGAATGGGTTCTGTTTCCCAGTTTTTCATGGCCCTGTTTGTTGTTTTGGTATCGGTTATCGTTACAATGATTGTTGCCACGCTGGCTGCAATTCCTTTGTTTGGGCTTGATTTGATGCTGAATACGCTGACGCAGGCCGACCTGGATAATCCGCAACATATTGAGGTTTTGAAATATTTGCAGGTTGTGCAGTCGATCGGGATGTTTGTTTTGCCACCCTTTATTATCGGAGCTCTTTACTGCGGCGATTTCGCTGAATATTTGTCGATGCGCCGTCCGATGAATTGGCCTTTACTGATGATTGCGATTCTTGCACTTTTGGTTGTGACACCTTTCATATCTGTGGTTGGTTATTTGAATCAGCAGATGAGCTTACCCGATTGGCTTTCGGGGGTAGAAGAGTGGATGCGAAGCATGGAAGATCAGGCGGAAGTTGCCATTCAGAAATTTATTGAAGTAAAAACCACCGGAGGTTTGCTGTTCAACCTATTTATGATTGCTGTGATTCCGGCACTGGGGGAGGAGTTTTTATTCCGCGGCGTGATTCAGCAAATCTTCACCAAAATGACCCGCAATTACCATTGGGGAATCTGGATTTCGGCTTTCCTGTTCAGTGCCTTGCACATGCAGTTCTTCGGTTTTGTGCCTCGTATGCTGTTGGGGGCGATGTTTGGTTATTTCCTGGTGTATAGTGGCTCAATCTGGATTCCGGTTGCAGCACACTTTGTGAACAACGCGGTTGGCGTATTGACGCTTTATAGCGCGACCAGTGGTGAAAGCGAATTGGAGAAAGTAATGGATCCGGATTTCTCGGCCGGGATTTCCTATTACTGGCCGATTGCGCTAGTCAGCATGGCAGCTACGCTTTGGTTGGTTTATCGCATGAAAAAGATGCGGGTTGATGTAGTGCCTGCAGGCCTGGCGGAAGAATCTGATTTTTATTACCCTGTATCCGATATCGACGAAACAAAAAAATAG
- a CDS encoding DJ-1/PfpI family protein, giving the protein MKKILFLTGDFTEDYETMVPFQMLEMLGYEVHAVCPGKKKGQTVKTAIHDFEGDQTYSEKPGHNFSLNYNFDDVVAAQYDGLVIPGGRAPEYLRLNDKLLGMVRYFFELNKPVAAICHGIQILTAAGVVRGRKLTCYPAVGPEVNLAGGEYQDIAVSDVYVEGNLVTSQAWPAHAKFIRAFADLMGAKIQI; this is encoded by the coding sequence ATGAAGAAGATTTTATTTTTAACAGGCGATTTTACCGAAGATTACGAAACCATGGTACCGTTCCAAATGTTGGAAATGCTGGGTTATGAAGTGCATGCTGTTTGCCCGGGGAAGAAGAAGGGACAAACGGTTAAAACCGCCATTCACGATTTTGAAGGCGATCAGACCTACTCGGAGAAACCGGGACACAATTTCAGCTTGAATTACAATTTTGATGATGTGGTTGCCGCGCAGTACGATGGTCTGGTGATTCCAGGAGGGCGTGCCCCTGAATATTTACGATTGAATGATAAATTGTTAGGCATGGTTCGTTACTTTTTTGAACTGAACAAACCAGTGGCGGCCATTTGTCACGGAATTCAGATTCTGACTGCTGCAGGCGTTGTTCGTGGTCGGAAACTGACGTGTTACCCGGCCGTCGGTCCGGAAGTTAATTTAGCAGGTGGTGAATACCAGGATATTGCCGTTAGTGATGTTTACGTTGAGGGTAATTTGGTGACTTCGCAGGCGTGGCCGGCACATGCCAAATTTATTCGGGCTTTTGCCGATTTGATGGGCGCAAAGATCCAGATCTAG
- the dusB gene encoding tRNA dihydrouridine synthase DusB: MKIGSIELEGTPLFLAPMEDVTYKSFRHICKQNGVDVLYTEFVSSEALIRDVEKTRLKMELEDDDRPIAIQIYGYDIESMANAARIAEELQPDFIDINFGCPMKKIVKKGACSALLQDLPKMQQMAAEVVKSVSLPVTAKTRLGWDENNKVILEAAERLQDIGISALAIHGRTRSQLYTGDADWTMIGEVKNSPKIKIPIIGNGDINGPEKAAELLKQTGVDGLMIGRGAIGRPWIFNEIKHYLKTGEFLQPPTVAEIIAQIKDQLRVTADWKGNETTAILMMRRHFARYFPGIDNFRDHRIKMLQATQIEDLDKIMQDIVELYGDLRVDYTNVSLK, encoded by the coding sequence GTGAAGATTGGATCGATTGAATTGGAAGGAACGCCGCTGTTTCTGGCGCCGATGGAGGATGTGACGTATAAGTCGTTCCGGCATATTTGCAAGCAAAATGGTGTGGACGTGCTGTACACCGAGTTTGTTTCGTCGGAAGCGCTGATACGCGATGTGGAGAAAACCCGCCTGAAAATGGAACTCGAAGATGACGACCGCCCCATCGCCATCCAGATTTACGGTTACGATATTGAATCGATGGCCAATGCCGCCCGCATTGCCGAAGAACTGCAACCCGATTTCATCGACATCAACTTTGGCTGTCCCATGAAGAAGATCGTGAAGAAAGGTGCTTGCTCGGCCCTGCTTCAGGATTTGCCCAAGATGCAGCAAATGGCTGCCGAGGTTGTGAAGAGCGTGTCGCTTCCGGTGACCGCCAAGACCCGCCTGGGCTGGGACGAAAACAACAAGGTGATACTGGAAGCAGCGGAACGCCTTCAAGACATCGGCATTTCGGCACTGGCGATCCACGGACGCACCCGCAGCCAGCTTTACACCGGCGATGCAGACTGGACAATGATTGGTGAGGTGAAGAACAGCCCCAAAATTAAAATCCCGATTATCGGCAACGGCGACATCAACGGGCCTGAGAAAGCGGCCGAATTACTGAAGCAAACCGGTGTTGATGGATTGATGATAGGACGTGGTGCGATTGGTCGCCCCTGGATCTTCAACGAGATCAAACACTACCTGAAAACAGGCGAATTTCTGCAGCCACCAACAGTTGCAGAAATCATTGCTCAAATCAAAGACCAACTGCGCGTAACAGCAGATTGGAAAGGCAACGAGACCACCGCTATTTTGATGATGCGCCGCCATTTTGCGCGCTACTTCCCGGGCATCGACAACTTCCGCGATCACCGGATTAAAATGCTGCAAGCCACTCAAATTGAAGATCTCGACAAAATAATGCAGGATATTGTTGAACTCTACGGCGACTTGCGGGTTGATTATACAAATGTCAGCCTAAAATGA
- a CDS encoding YkvA family protein produces the protein MTDLGYKKYFTDISFKDKIQNVAKQAGAKVVYAALLLYFLMKDPLVPMKAKLTITAALGYFILPTDAIPDLAPLVGFSDDLGVLIFALNQISEYITPETKIKALQQLQRLFKNLKKEEIHELEQKVY, from the coding sequence ATGACGGACTTAGGGTACAAAAAATATTTCACCGATATTTCCTTCAAGGACAAAATTCAAAATGTGGCGAAGCAAGCCGGCGCCAAGGTGGTTTATGCAGCCCTTCTCCTATACTTTTTGATGAAAGATCCGTTGGTACCGATGAAGGCCAAACTGACCATCACCGCCGCACTGGGCTACTTTATTCTCCCAACCGATGCCATCCCCGATCTGGCGCCTCTGGTGGGATTCAGCGACGATTTAGGCGTGCTGATTTTTGCCCTCAACCAAATCAGCGAATACATCACCCCGGAGACTAAAATCAAAGCTCTTCAACAGCTGCAGCGCTTATTCAAAAATCTCAAAAAAGAAGAGATACACGAACTGGAACAAAAGGTCTACTAG
- a CDS encoding YXWGXW repeat-containing protein, producing the protein MKKITLIAFFSMLGMLLSIQNSSAQVVVETKPTPPEQYMIPPPKPGMGYVLIPGHWVWSRQNKMYVWVVPGWVPQKEDQVWRPGYWKEVPRGWKWVPGHWERIDKKKWFTR; encoded by the coding sequence ATGAAAAAAATCACATTGATCGCGTTCTTCTCCATGCTGGGGATGCTTTTAAGCATCCAAAACAGCTCGGCGCAAGTGGTTGTTGAAACAAAACCTACTCCGCCGGAGCAATACATGATCCCACCACCGAAACCGGGTATGGGTTATGTGCTGATTCCCGGCCACTGGGTTTGGTCGCGCCAAAACAAAATGTACGTTTGGGTGGTACCCGGATGGGTCCCTCAAAAGGAAGACCAGGTTTGGCGACCGGGCTACTGGAAAGAAGTTCCCCGGGGATGGAAATGGGTTCCCGGACATTGGGAAAGGATAGATAAAAAGAAATGGTTCACCAGGTGA
- a CDS encoding sulfite exporter TauE/SafE family protein, with translation MEQHFLGLNLIQWLLMGLCAILVGMSKVGVPGVSMIVVPVLAIIFGGKQSTGVLLPILMMADLFGVLYYRRHAQWSYLWKIIPWAFVGIGLALWVGEVVNDEQFKNIIAVLVFICIGLMLWRDRKKGQQFMPDQWWFAAGMGIFGGFGTMMGNVAGPIFAIYLLAMHLPKNSFIGTSAWFFLIVNYSKFPLHIFIWKTICWESLTLDLITLPAIGLGAFLGIKLVKVVSDKTYRAAVIIITALSAFLLLV, from the coding sequence ATGGAACAACATTTCCTCGGTCTCAACCTCATTCAGTGGCTACTCATGGGCCTTTGCGCCATTCTCGTTGGCATGTCGAAAGTGGGAGTGCCCGGTGTGTCGATGATCGTTGTACCTGTTCTGGCAATCATCTTCGGAGGGAAACAATCCACCGGCGTGCTACTTCCAATCCTGATGATGGCCGACCTGTTTGGCGTACTTTATTACCGCCGCCACGCGCAGTGGTCGTACCTGTGGAAAATCATTCCCTGGGCTTTTGTAGGCATCGGTCTTGCCCTTTGGGTTGGCGAAGTCGTCAATGATGAGCAATTTAAAAACATCATCGCTGTTTTGGTTTTCATCTGCATTGGCCTCATGCTTTGGCGCGACCGAAAAAAAGGGCAACAATTTATGCCCGACCAATGGTGGTTTGCCGCCGGAATGGGGATATTCGGAGGTTTCGGAACCATGATGGGAAATGTCGCCGGTCCAATTTTCGCCATCTACCTGCTGGCAATGCACCTACCTAAAAACAGCTTCATCGGTACATCAGCCTGGTTCTTCTTGATCGTCAACTACAGCAAGTTTCCGCTGCACATTTTTATTTGGAAAACCATCTGCTGGGAGTCACTCACCCTCGACCTCATCACCCTGCCGGCCATCGGACTTGGCGCCTTTCTCGGGATCAAACTGGTAAAAGTTGTATCGGATAAAACCTACCGTGCCGCTGTCATCATCATTACAGCACTTTCCGCATTTTTGCTACTGGTGTAA
- the dnaG gene encoding DNA primase, protein MIDQATIDRIIDAAEISEVVGEFVTLKRRGVNMLGNCPFHNEKTPSFTVSPAKGIFKCFGCGKGGNSVNFIMEHESLSYPEALKWLAKKYNIDVKEEEETPEQLKQKDDRESMMIVSGWAQKYFTRYLNEETEGRSVGMSYLRERGIRDEIIKKFELGFCPDGKDVFTQQAQKQGYKMEYLERTGLTIKRDDWVRDRFAGRVMFPIHNVAGRVIAFGGRTLKADKNTAKYLNSPESEIYHKSRVLYGIYQAKRDITRLDKCYLVEGYTDVLSMHQAGIENVVASSGTALTHDQIRLIKRFTPNITIIYDGDAAGIKASLRGIDLVLEEGVNVKVLLLPDGEDPDSFSRSMSSSQLTAYIEQNETDFIRFKTNLLMKGVANDPIEKARLVNDIVRTIAIVPDAITRSIYIQDCSRLMDVQEEVLYAQVRKIIQKQTEDLQKKNFRDRNYQQKEQQEPGPDFFFDEPASASAKSVAPPPKQQYTCEIEEREIIRIMLKYFNEEVFEEEDENGEVFTFSVGQFVLEELENDGLRSDNELINRILDLFADNLENPEFNPTSFFIRSADPQVSQLATDLLAEKYIESKRWKKGGAFVEEEHEILDLLVPKIVQEYKLSKVRHLLRDLENQIQQAGKGENWEHLMELQNQYINLKKVAKHLSEQLGNRTIL, encoded by the coding sequence ATGATTGATCAAGCAACCATAGACCGGATTATTGACGCCGCCGAGATTTCGGAGGTTGTCGGCGAGTTTGTCACCCTCAAAAGACGCGGCGTGAACATGCTCGGAAACTGCCCTTTTCACAATGAAAAAACACCATCCTTTACCGTATCGCCGGCGAAGGGGATTTTCAAGTGTTTTGGTTGCGGCAAAGGTGGAAACTCGGTCAACTTCATCATGGAGCACGAGTCTCTTTCGTACCCGGAGGCGCTGAAATGGCTCGCCAAGAAATACAACATCGACGTTAAGGAGGAAGAGGAAACGCCCGAACAGCTCAAGCAAAAGGACGATCGCGAAAGTATGATGATTGTCTCGGGTTGGGCTCAGAAATATTTCACCCGCTACCTGAACGAAGAAACGGAAGGCCGCAGCGTTGGCATGAGCTATCTGCGCGAACGTGGCATCCGCGACGAAATAATCAAAAAGTTCGAGTTGGGCTTTTGCCCCGACGGAAAAGATGTGTTCACCCAGCAAGCCCAAAAACAGGGCTACAAAATGGAGTACCTGGAACGAACCGGCCTCACCATCAAACGCGACGATTGGGTGCGCGACCGTTTCGCCGGGCGCGTCATGTTCCCGATTCACAACGTAGCCGGCCGCGTGATTGCTTTTGGTGGCCGAACGCTGAAAGCCGATAAAAATACAGCCAAATACCTTAACTCGCCTGAGTCGGAAATTTACCACAAAAGCCGCGTGCTTTACGGTATTTACCAAGCGAAGCGCGATATCACCCGACTGGATAAATGTTACCTGGTTGAAGGTTACACCGATGTGCTTTCGATGCACCAGGCAGGCATCGAAAACGTTGTGGCCTCGTCGGGAACAGCGCTCACACACGACCAGATTCGTCTGATCAAGCGCTTTACGCCCAATATCACTATCATTTACGATGGTGACGCTGCCGGTATCAAAGCATCCCTGCGCGGTATCGATTTGGTATTGGAAGAAGGTGTGAACGTAAAAGTGCTTCTGCTGCCCGACGGAGAAGACCCGGATTCATTCTCCCGTTCCATGAGCTCGAGCCAGCTGACCGCTTACATCGAACAAAATGAGACCGACTTCATTCGTTTCAAAACAAACCTGTTGATGAAAGGAGTGGCCAACGATCCGATTGAGAAGGCCCGTCTAGTCAACGATATTGTCCGCACCATTGCCATTGTTCCCGACGCCATTACCCGCTCAATCTATATTCAGGATTGCAGCCGACTGATGGATGTTCAGGAAGAGGTTTTGTATGCGCAGGTTCGCAAGATTATTCAAAAGCAAACCGAAGATTTGCAAAAGAAGAACTTCCGCGACCGCAACTACCAACAAAAAGAACAACAGGAACCGGGTCCGGACTTCTTTTTCGACGAACCAGCGTCTGCTTCTGCAAAATCGGTAGCGCCCCCTCCCAAACAGCAGTACACCTGCGAAATTGAAGAGAGGGAAATTATTCGCATCATGTTGAAATATTTCAACGAAGAAGTATTCGAGGAAGAAGATGAGAACGGTGAAGTTTTCACCTTCAGCGTTGGACAGTTTGTGTTGGAGGAGCTCGAAAACGACGGACTTCGATCGGATAATGAACTGATCAACCGCATTCTCGACCTGTTTGCCGACAACCTGGAAAACCCCGAGTTCAACCCGACTTCGTTTTTCATTCGCAGCGCCGATCCGCAAGTCAGTCAACTCGCTACCGACTTGTTGGCTGAGAAGTACATCGAAAGCAAACGCTGGAAAAAGGGTGGCGCTTTTGTGGAAGAAGAACACGAGATTTTGGACCTTTTGGTTCCGAAAATTGTGCAGGAATACAAACTCAGCAAAGTTCGTCACCTGCTTCGCGACCTCGAAAACCAGATCCAGCAAGCCGGCAAAGGCGAGAATTGGGAACACCTTATGGAATTACAAAACCAATATATCAACCTGAAAAAAGTTGCCAAACACCTGAGCGAACAACTGGGCAACCGCACCATTCTTTAA
- a CDS encoding pyridoxamine 5'-phosphate oxidase family protein, with product MRTLFIENREEIDAVIRACKTCYVAMSDEGMPYVLPLNFGYDGETVILHSAQHGRMWETVKKNPKICINWTLGEDLAWQDVRVGCSYRVKSKSVLVEGTIEFIDDFDEKVACLEKTMCQYSDREFKFSKPSVENVGIMKVHIDKIVAKEFGAKAVTPWNQNKE from the coding sequence ATGAGAACGCTTTTTATTGAAAACCGAGAAGAGATTGATGCTGTCATCCGAGCGTGCAAGACCTGCTACGTAGCGATGAGCGACGAAGGAATGCCTTATGTATTACCGCTGAACTTCGGCTACGATGGCGAAACGGTGATCCTCCATTCTGCCCAACACGGCCGCATGTGGGAAACAGTTAAAAAGAACCCGAAAATCTGCATTAACTGGACATTGGGTGAAGACCTGGCCTGGCAGGATGTCCGCGTGGGATGCAGTTACCGCGTAAAATCGAAATCTGTTCTGGTTGAAGGTACGATTGAATTTATTGACGACTTCGACGAGAAAGTGGCGTGCCTCGAAAAAACCATGTGCCAATACAGCGACCGTGAATTCAAGTTCAGCAAGCCATCGGTAGAGAATGTCGGCATTATGAAAGTCCACATCGACAAGATTGTTGCCAAAGAGTTCGGTGCCAAAGCGGTTACTCCCTGGAACCAGAATAAGGAATAA